A part of Kineococcus endophyticus genomic DNA contains:
- the yidD gene encoding membrane protein insertion efficiency factor YidD produces the protein MLVLLVRAYQLLVSPVLGPTCRFYPSCSAYAVEALRTRGAVVGTWLTVRRLLRCHPWNPGGVDPVPPKGHSRVPAP, from the coding sequence CTGCTGGTCCTGCTCGTGCGCGCCTACCAACTGCTCGTCTCTCCCGTGCTCGGGCCGACGTGCCGCTTCTACCCCTCGTGCTCCGCGTACGCCGTCGAGGCGCTGCGGACCCGAGGTGCCGTCGTCGGAACCTGGTTGACCGTCCGGCGACTCCTCCGCTGCCACCCGTGGAACCCTGGTGGGGTGGACCCCGTTCCGCCGAAGGGGCACTCCCGGGTGCCAGCGCCCTGA